The following is a genomic window from Blattabacterium cuenoti.
GATTATAAAATATTAAAAATAGAATTTAGTGAATGAATAACATATTTTCAAAAATTATTATGAATCAAATACCTTGTTATAAGGTAGCCGAAACTGTTAATCAGTTAGCATTTTTAGATATATATCCAATTAAAATTGGACATACTTTAGTCATACCAAAAAAAAATATAGATAATATATTTTCTCTTAATGAAAAAGAATTTTTATCTATTATGTCATTTACAAAACAAGTTGCTATTGGAATAAAAAAAATTATTCCTTGTAATAGAATTGGAATGTTTATTATGGGGTTTGAAATACCTCATGCACATATTCATTTAATTCCAATGGATAAAGAAAGCGATGCCAATTTTTCAAAAAAAAAAATAAAATTATCAGATAAACAATTGAACATTATATCAGAACAAATTAAAATGGCTATTAATTTATGTATTACAATGAAATAAAATTTTTAATCCTTTTATTGTATGCAATTTATCTTTAATATGTATATTTTTAGTTAAAGGACTATAAATATGAGATAATCCTCCAGTTGCAATAACAAAACAATTTGTGTTCAGTTCTTGATTAATTCTTTGTATAAGCCCTTCCACCATACTTAAGTATCCATAAATTATTCCACTTTGTATACATTTATTTGTATATATACCTAATACTTTTGTCGGTTTTTTTAATTTAATTTGTGTAATAATTGTGCCGTATTTTATATTAATGCAGATAAAGAACTATTTACACCAGGAGCTATAATAACTCATTGAATAGATCCATATTGATTTATACATGTTAAACTTAATGCAGTACCAAAATATATTACTAAAGTAGTTTTTTTCTTTATATAAAGAATATGACGCAATAGCATTTGCATATAAATCTGTTCCTAATTGATAAGAATAATGTTTAACCGGGGAATAATAATATCTATCGACTATCATAGGCATAATCTTATGTATTTCATATAAAGATTGTTTTACAATATTTGTTAGTATAGGTACAACTGATCCGATGACTATATTTTGTATTGATTTTGAAATAATACCATATTTATGATAATTTTTTTTAAATGAAAAAATATATTCATCTAATGATCTATAAGGTTTACTATTAATTATCCAAGATAGATTACATTTGAGGTTTTTATAATTATTATTAAATAATCCAAAACGAATACTAGAATTTCCAATGTTTATTGTTAACAACATTTTAATGAATAAAAAAACGTATTTTGAGTTATAAAAATATGTCTATATTTTTTCACAAAAAATTGTTTGATAAAAAACATGGAAATGGACTCCCAATAATTTTTTTGCATGGATTTATGGAAAATATGAATATTTGGAATAAGATTGTTAATGTTCTTTCTATAGAACATAACACAATTTTAATTGATTTTCCGGGCCATGGAAAAACTAAATTTGTAGAACAAAAAAATAGTAAAATTTTAACAATGGAAAATTTATCATTTTCATTAGAATTTTATTTAAAAAAAAATAATATCAACAAGGCATTTTTTATAGGACATTCTATGGGTGGATATGTTGCTTTAGCACTTGCCGAAAAATATCCTGAAATATTTTTAGGATTATGCTTACTTCATTCTACAGCCCAATCAGATGATGAAAAAAAAAAAAAATATAGAATTAATTCAATTCCAATGATTATTAATCATTATTCATTATTTGTTACTCGTAGTATTGAAAAATTATTTAATGTTAATAAATTACATTGTTTTAAAGAAGAAATTGATTATATAACACAAATAGCATTATGTATTCCAATCAATTGTATTTTATCTATTATGAGAGGTATGTTAATTAGAAAAAATAGAATAAATGTTATAAAAACAACTACGTTTCCAAAATTATATATTATAGGATCATATGATTCAATCCTTCAAAAAAAAATTCTTATTGACGAATCTAAACTAGGCTATAATACTTTTTATCAAGAAATTCCAACAGGACATATGGGCCCAATAGAAAATCCACAATATATTATCAAAATACTACAAAATTTTATATATAATCAAATATTATGAATAATAAAGAATTTATGAGAAAAAAATATTTTTTTTGTAGAAAACATTTTTCTAAAACCAAAATATTATTCAATAGTCATAAAATATTCATGCAATTGAAAAAATTAATGATATGGAATAAAACTTATTATCATATTTATTTGCCTATAAAAACAAACAATGAAATTGATACATTCACTATTATCAATTTTCTTATTAAGAAAAAAAAAATTGTAACAATTCCTTATTCAAATTTTGACACAAAATGCATAGAAAATTGTTTATTTAACCATAAAATTGCTAAAAATACAAAAAAAAATAAATATGGAATTATTGAACCAATAAAAAAAATTATACTTCCAAATGATTTTATTGAAGTAATTTTTATTCCATTGATCATATTTGATTTAAAAGGATATAGAATAGGTTATGGAAAAGGATTTTATGATAAATTTATTCAATTATGCAGAAATAATATTATCAAAATTGGTCTTTCTATTTTTCCTCCTATTAGAAACATACAATCATTGCATAAAAATGATCTTAGACTAGATATTGGAATTACTCCAAATAAAATATTTTTTTTAACTAAAAAATACTTTAAAAATATCCCATATAATAATTATAAACATTATACATGATATAATAAAAAATCCAATTATATTACTTTTTTCAACAAATTTTTCAGAAATTG
Proteins encoded in this region:
- a CDS encoding HIT family protein, with translation MNNIFSKIIMNQIPCYKVAETVNQLAFLDIYPIKIGHTLVIPKKNIDNIFSLNEKEFLSIMSFTKQVAIGIKKIIPCNRIGMFIMGFEIPHAHIHLIPMDKESDANFSKKKIKLSDKQLNIISEQIKMAINLCITMK
- a CDS encoding alpha/beta fold hydrolase yields the protein MSIFFHKKLFDKKHGNGLPIIFLHGFMENMNIWNKIVNVLSIEHNTILIDFPGHGKTKFVEQKNSKILTMENLSFSLEFYLKKNNINKAFFIGHSMGGYVALALAEKYPEIFLGLCLLHSTAQSDDEKKKKYRINSIPMIINHYSLFVTRSIEKLFNVNKLHCFKEEIDYITQIALCIPINCILSIMRGMLIRKNRINVIKTTTFPKLYIIGSYDSILQKKILIDESKLGYNTFYQEIPTGHMGPIENPQYIIKILQNFIYNQIL
- a CDS encoding 5-formyltetrahydrofolate cyclo-ligase, coding for MNNKEFMRKKYFFCRKHFSKTKILFNSHKIFMQLKKLMIWNKTYYHIYLPIKTNNEIDTFTIINFLIKKKKIVTIPYSNFDTKCIENCLFNHKIAKNTKKNKYGIIEPIKKIILPNDFIEVIFIPLIIFDLKGYRIGYGKGFYDKFIQLCRNNIIKIGLSIFPPIRNIQSLHKNDLRLDIGITPNKIFFLTKKYFKNIPYNNYKHYT